In Mercurialis annua linkage group LG6, ddMerAnnu1.2, whole genome shotgun sequence, the following are encoded in one genomic region:
- the LOC126687509 gene encoding uncharacterized protein LOC126687509 has product MSNLTKLEFTALDVSGKNYLSWILDAKIHLQASGYEDTIKEGNNASTQDSAKAMIFLRHHRDEGLKNEYLSEDNPLVLWNSLKERFDHQKTVILPKARYDWMHLRLQDFKSVSEYNSAIFRISSKLKLCGETITDEDLLEKTFSTFHASNVNNELLMKNHAARPTGSAPFPEVNASAYRSPRGRGRGRGHGYGRGGNNYNHVGYNNSFRHKNHHHKWDKKEEKQENRNSGQYKHQVKKCR; this is encoded by the exons ATGTCAAACCTTACAAAGCTTGAATTTACGGCACTTGATGTATCtggaaaaaattatttgtcaTGGATACTAGATGCAAAAATACATCTCCAAGCCTCTGGTTATGAGGACACTATTAAAGAGGGAAATAATGCCTCTACTCAAGATAGTGCAAAAGCAATGATCTTCCTTCGCCATCATCGTGATGAAGGATTAAAAAACGAATATCTCAGTGAAGATAATCCACTTGTTCTCTGGAATAGTTTAAAAGAACGCTTCGACCATCAGAAGACTGTAATTCTTCCAAAAGCTCGTTATGACTGGATGCATTTAAGATTGCAGGATTTTAAAAGTGTTAGTGAATACAATTCTGCAATATTCCGAATTAGCTCAAAGCTAAAATTGTGTGGAGAAACAATTACTGATGaagatttattagaaaaaacatTCTCCACTTTTCATGCATCTAATGTG AATAACGAGCTGTTAATGAAAAATCATGCGGCACGACCCACTGGTTCTGCTCCATTTCCTGAAGTAAATGCCAGCGCATATAGATCTCCTCGTGGTCGTGGCCGTGGTCGTGGTCATGGTTACGGTCGAGGTGGAAATAATTACAACCATGTTGGTTATAATAACTCCTTTAGGCATAAGAATCACCACCATAAGTGGGATAAGAAGGAGGAGAAACAAGAAAACAGGAACAGTGGACAATACAAACATCAAGTGAAAAAATGTCGATAG
- the LOC126686096 gene encoding probable phosphoinositide phosphatase SAC9 isoform X2 encodes MVFSILQTHRASAALCYSSAECRSFGSLGQLEGMVALTARRSRLHPGTRYLARGLNSCFSTGNEVECEQLVWVPKRTGQSVPFNTYIWRRGTIPIWWGAELKMTAAEAEIYVSDRDPYKGSSQYYQRLSKRYDARSFDATYGENQKRKAFVPIVCINLLRNAEGKSESLLVQHFEESINYVRSTGKLPYTRVHLINYDWHASVKLKGEQQTIEGLWRLLKAPTMAIAISEGDYLPSQHRLNDCRGQIIYNDDLAGAFCLRSHQNGVIRFNCADSLDRTNAASYFGALQVFVEQCRRLGISLDSDLGYGYQSVDNYSGYSAPLPPGWEKRSDAVTGKTYYIDHNTRATTWNHPCPDKPWKRFDMTFEEFKRSTILSPVSQLADVFLLAGDIHATLYTGSKAMHSQILSIFNEAGKFKQFSAAQNVKITLQRRYKNVIVDSSRQKQLEVFLGMRLFRHLPSIPIQPLNVPSRPSAFFLKPVANTFPSGSSLLSYKRKDLIWVCPQATDVVELFIYLGEPCHVCQLLLTVSHGADDSTYPSTVDVRTGRSLDGLKLVVEGASIPQCANGTNLLIPLSGPINAEDMAITGAGARLHTQNPTTLPLLYEFEEVEGELDFLTRIVAITFYPAVSGRSPMTLGEIEILGVSLPWSSIYNNEGSGSRIVELSKKCLKETNPFLSSMDSNPFSGTSSSAETAAPQMQQRASSDWLDLLTGGDAVSEPISHPLAQNSVQDGSDLLDFLDNAVVEFHGAPTDKQSSLSQEAKPADSARKYINCLKALAGPKMTRKLDFAEAMKLEIERLLLNLSAAGRDRALLSVGVDPATLNPNVLIDDSYMGRLCRVANNLALLGQASLEDKINGAIGLGSIDDNVIDFWNVTRIGESCSGGMCEVHAESKAPVRASSATSSAGVSESILLCSECERKVCRVCCAGRGALLLVRDGTNYNGQASQGGSSHGSQLDSPFSRSLALDSVICKRCCRDIVLDALILDNLRVLISGRRKECADSAACKALDHVIGSSLSSVYEKDQSSDSQRTVKVQRLLSGQESLAEFPLASFLHSVETAKDSAPFFSLLAPLDSGSWLSYWKAPPTVNSVEFVIVLSTLSDVSGVILLVSSCGYSAADAPTVQIWASNKIQKEDRSSMGKWDVQSLTRSSSEISGPEKSGRDDKVPRHIKFSFKNSVRCRIIWITLRLQRPGSSSVNFENDLNLLSLDENPFAQVNRRASFGGSVENDPCLHARRILVVGSPVNKEMGLTSQGSDQMNFNSWLERAPQLSRFKVPIEVERLMDNDLVLEQFLPPASPMVAGFRLDAFTAIKPRVTHSPSSNVDLWDASVTFLEDRHISPAVLYIQVLALQEPHSMVTIGEYRLPEAKGGTVMYFDFPRQIQSRRVVFKLLGDVTMFTDDPAEQDDSGLRGLPLAVGLSLSNRVKLYYYADPYELGKWASLSAI; translated from the exons ATGGTTTTCAGCATCCTTCAAACACATCGGGCTTCCGCTGCATTGTGTTACTCTTCTGCAG AATGTCGAAGTTTTGGGAGCTTGGGCCAGTTAGAAGGGATGGTTGCTCTTACGGCTCGTCGTAGTAGGCTGCATCCTGGTACCCGATACTTGGCTAGGGGGCTAAATTCATGTTTTAGCACAG GAAATGAAGTGGAGTGTGAGCAACTTGTATGGGTACCTAAAAGGACAGGTCAAAGTGTTCCTTTCAACACATACATTTGGCGAAGGGGTACTATTCCAATCTGGTGGGGTGCAGAACTAAAGATGACTGCAGCAGAGGCAGAGATTTATGTATCGGATAGAGATCCTTATAAAGGAAGCTCACAGTATTATCAGAGGTTGAGTAAACGATACGATGCTCGAAGTTTTGATGCAACTTATGGGGAAAATCAGAAGAGAAAAGCTTTTGTCCCTATTGTATGCATTAACCTGCTAAGAAATGCAGAAGGGAAGTCAGAATCTCTTCTAGTTCAGCATTTTGAGGAATCCATAAACTATGTAAGATCAACTGGAAAACTTCCTTATACTCGAGTGCACTTGATAAACTATGACTGGCATGCTAGTGTAAAACTAAAGGGTGAGCAGCAAACAATTGAGGGACTGTGGAGACTTCTGAAAGCACCCACCATGGCTATAGCCATTTCTGAGGGGGACTATTTACCTTCACAGCATCGGCTAAATGATTGCAGAggtcaaatcatatataatgatGATTTGGCTGGTGCCTTCTGCTTAAGATCACATCAAAATGGAGTTATACGCTTTAACTGTGCGGATTCTCTAGATAGAACCAATGCTGCTAGTTATTTTGGTGCTCTTCAGGTTTTTGTGGAACAATGTAGGAGATTGGGCATATCACTTGATAGTGATTTGGGATATGGCTATCAGTCGGTTGATAACTATAGTGGATATAGTGCTCCATTACCACCTGGCTGGGAGAAACGATCTGATGCTGTAACAGGGAAAACATACTACATTGATCATAACACTCGGGCTACAACATGGAATCACCCTTGCCCCGATAAACCTTGGAAGAGATTTGATATGACATTTGAGGAGTTCAAGCGGTCAACCATTCTGTCTCCTGTCTCTCAGTTAGCTGATGTTTTTCTTCTTGCTGGCGATATCCATGCTACACTTTATACTGGCTCTAAAGCTATGCATAGCCAAATTCTTAGCATATTCAATGAAGCAGGAAAGTTTAAACAATTTTCTGCTGCTCAGAATGTGAAAATTACTTTACAAAGAAGGTATAAAAATGTAATTGTGGATAGCTCTCGTCAGAAGCAGTTAGAAGTGTTTCTTGGCATGAGACTGTTCAGGCATCTTCCATCAATTCCAATTCAACCGTTAAat GTACCTTCTCGACCGTCAGCTTTCTTTCTAAAGCCTGTTGCTAACACGTTTCCAAGCGGATCCAGTCTTCTGAGCTATAAAAGAAAAGATCTCATATGG GTATGTCCACAAGCTACTGATGTGGTTGAACTTTTTATCTATCTTGGTGAGCCGTGTCATGTATGTCAGCTTCTTCTAACTGTATCTCATGGGGCAGATGATTCAACTTATCCATCAACTGTTGATGTGAGGACAGGACGTTCCCTAGACGGGCTTAAACTTGTTGTGGAG GGTGCTTCAATACCTCAGTGTGCAAATGGGACAAACCTTTTGATACCATTATCAGGACCAATTAACGCTGAGGACATGGCCATCACTGGAGCTGGTGCACGTCTCCATACACAAAATCCAACCACCCTTCCGCTATTGTATGAGTTTGAAGAAGTAGAGGGAGAATTGGACTTCCTTACACGCATAGTAGCAATTACATTTTATCCTGCTGTGTCTGGAAGAAGTCCGATGACTCTTGGCGAG ATAGAGATTCTTGGAGTTTCTCTTCCATGGAGTAGCATATATAATAATGAAGGTTCTGGTTCAAGAATAGTGGAACTTTCCAAAAAATGTCTCAAGGAAACTAATCCATTCTTGTCTAGCATGGACAGTAATCCATTTTCTGGCACTTCTTCATCTGCTGAAACTGCGGCACCACAAATGCAACAAAGGGCTTCTTCAGACTGGCTTGACCTTTTAACAGGAGGGGATGCAGTCTCTGAGCCAATTTCCCATCCACTAGCACAAAATAGTGTCCAAGATGGAAGTGACTTGCTTGATTTCTTGGACAATGCTGTTGTTGAATTTCATGGTGCTCCAACTGATAAGCAATCCTCTTTATCGCAAGAGGCAAAGCCTGCAGACAGTGCTCGgaaatatataaattgtttaaaagccCTTGCAGGGCCAAAAATG ACACGAAAGCTAGACTTTGCAGAAGCCATGAAACTTGAAATTGAAAGGCTCCTTCTGAATCTTTCGGCTGCTGGAAGGGATAGAGCTTTGTTGTCTGTTGGGGTTGATCCTGCTAcattaaatccaaatgtattaATTGATGATTCATACATGGGAAGATTGTGCAGAGTTGCAAACAACCTTGCTTTACTTGGACAAGCTTCACTTGAGGATAAAATTAATGGTGCTATTGGTCTTGGGTCTATTGATGATAATGTTATAGATTTTTGGAATGTTACTAGAATTGGGGAAAGTTGTTCTGGTGGCATGTGCGAGGTGCATGCTGAATCAAAGGCACCAGTGCGTGCATCCTCTGCGACGTCCTCTGCTGGAGTTTCAGAATCTATCTTGCTCTGCTCTGAATGTGAAAGAAAGGTTTGTAGAGTTTGTTGTGCTGGAAGAGGAGCTCTTTTGCTTGTGAGGGATGGTACAAATTATAATGGTCAAGCAAGTCAGGGTGGGTCAAGCCATGGCAGCCAACTTGATAGCCCCTTTAGTCGTTCCTTGGCACTGGATAGTGTTATTTGTAAAAGATGCTGCCGTGATATTGTCCTTGATGCATTAATCTTGGACAACTTGAGAGTCTTGATTAGTGGACGAAGAAAAGAATGTGCAGACAGTGCTGCGTGTAAAGCTTTGGATCATGTTATAGGATCTTCCTTGAGCAGTGTTTATGAAAAAGATCAGTCTTCTGATAGTCAACGAACTGTTAAGGTCCAACGGTTACTTTCTGGTCAAGAGTCACTAGCAGAATTTCCGTTGGCTAGCTTCTTACACTCG GTTGAAACGGCAAAAGATTCAGCACCATTCTTCTCATTACTTGCCCCGCTAGATTCAGGGTCATGGCTTTCATACTGGAAAGCTCCGCCTACTGTCAATTCTGTTGAATTTGTTATTGTTCTCAGTACCCTCTCTGATGTGAGCGGAGTTATTTTGCTTGTTAGTTCATGTGGCTATTCTGCTGCTGATGCTCCTACT GTTCAAATCTGGGCAAGCAATAAAATACAGAAGGAAGACAGGTCAAGCATGGGAAAATGGGACGTTCAATCCCTGACTCGATCTTCTTCAGAAATATCTGGTCCAGAAAAGTCGGGTAGAGATGATAAAGTACCTAGGCACATaaaattttccttcaaaaattCTGTGAGATGTCGAATCATTTGGATAACTCTACGTCTACAGCGACCTGGATCCAGTTCTGTTAATTTTGAGAATGATTTGAATCTTCTATCACTTGATGAAAACCCTTTTGCACAAGTGAATCGGCGTGCTTCTTTTGGTGGATCAGTTGAAAATGATCCATGTCTACATGCTAGAAGGATTTTAGTGGTTGGGAGTCCAGTTAATAAAGAGATGGGACTTACATCACAAGGCTCTGACCAGATGAATTTTAACAGCTGGCTTGAAAGGGCTCCACAATTGAGCAGATTCAAG GTTCCAATCGAGGTTGAGAGGCTGATGGACAATGATCTTGTCTTGGAACAATTTTTGCCACCTGCTTCTCCTATGGTTGCCGGATTTCGCCTTGATGCTTTCACTGCCATTAAGCCTCGAGTTACTCATTCTCCATCTTCAAATGTAGATTTATGGGATGCATCTGTAACGTTTTTAGAAGACAGGCATATCTCGCCAGCTGTGCTGTATATACAAGTTTTGGCACTGCAG GAACCACACAGCATGGTAACTATTGGTGAATACCGGTTGCCAGAAGCTAAGGGTGGAACTGTTATGTACTTCGACTTCCCCAGACAAATACAAAGCCGCAGAGTTGTATTCAAGCTTCTCGGGGATGTTACGATGTTTACAGATGACCCAGCAGAACAAGATGATTCTGGATTAAGAGGCCTACCATTGGCGGTAGGGTTATCTTTGTCAAACagggttaagttatactactaTGCTGATCCTTATGAACTTGGAAAATGGGCTAGCCTTTCTGCAATTTGA
- the LOC126686096 gene encoding probable phosphoinositide phosphatase SAC9 isoform X1 translates to MESPVGDSRHTSIVVVTLDSGEVHIIASLSSRTDTQVIHIDPTTGALRYSGKLGLDVFKSDDEALDYITNGSKWSCKSTTYARAILGYASLGSYGLLLVATKLTASIPNLPGGGCVYTVAESQWIKISLQNPEQQGKGEIKNIQELTELDIDGKHYFCETRDITRAFPSPSHVQKPDDEFVWNGWFSASFKHIGLPLHCVTLLQGFAECRSFGSLGQLEGMVALTARRSRLHPGTRYLARGLNSCFSTGNEVECEQLVWVPKRTGQSVPFNTYIWRRGTIPIWWGAELKMTAAEAEIYVSDRDPYKGSSQYYQRLSKRYDARSFDATYGENQKRKAFVPIVCINLLRNAEGKSESLLVQHFEESINYVRSTGKLPYTRVHLINYDWHASVKLKGEQQTIEGLWRLLKAPTMAIAISEGDYLPSQHRLNDCRGQIIYNDDLAGAFCLRSHQNGVIRFNCADSLDRTNAASYFGALQVFVEQCRRLGISLDSDLGYGYQSVDNYSGYSAPLPPGWEKRSDAVTGKTYYIDHNTRATTWNHPCPDKPWKRFDMTFEEFKRSTILSPVSQLADVFLLAGDIHATLYTGSKAMHSQILSIFNEAGKFKQFSAAQNVKITLQRRYKNVIVDSSRQKQLEVFLGMRLFRHLPSIPIQPLNVPSRPSAFFLKPVANTFPSGSSLLSYKRKDLIWVCPQATDVVELFIYLGEPCHVCQLLLTVSHGADDSTYPSTVDVRTGRSLDGLKLVVEGASIPQCANGTNLLIPLSGPINAEDMAITGAGARLHTQNPTTLPLLYEFEEVEGELDFLTRIVAITFYPAVSGRSPMTLGEIEILGVSLPWSSIYNNEGSGSRIVELSKKCLKETNPFLSSMDSNPFSGTSSSAETAAPQMQQRASSDWLDLLTGGDAVSEPISHPLAQNSVQDGSDLLDFLDNAVVEFHGAPTDKQSSLSQEAKPADSARKYINCLKALAGPKMTRKLDFAEAMKLEIERLLLNLSAAGRDRALLSVGVDPATLNPNVLIDDSYMGRLCRVANNLALLGQASLEDKINGAIGLGSIDDNVIDFWNVTRIGESCSGGMCEVHAESKAPVRASSATSSAGVSESILLCSECERKVCRVCCAGRGALLLVRDGTNYNGQASQGGSSHGSQLDSPFSRSLALDSVICKRCCRDIVLDALILDNLRVLISGRRKECADSAACKALDHVIGSSLSSVYEKDQSSDSQRTVKVQRLLSGQESLAEFPLASFLHSVETAKDSAPFFSLLAPLDSGSWLSYWKAPPTVNSVEFVIVLSTLSDVSGVILLVSSCGYSAADAPTVQIWASNKIQKEDRSSMGKWDVQSLTRSSSEISGPEKSGRDDKVPRHIKFSFKNSVRCRIIWITLRLQRPGSSSVNFENDLNLLSLDENPFAQVNRRASFGGSVENDPCLHARRILVVGSPVNKEMGLTSQGSDQMNFNSWLERAPQLSRFKVPIEVERLMDNDLVLEQFLPPASPMVAGFRLDAFTAIKPRVTHSPSSNVDLWDASVTFLEDRHISPAVLYIQVLALQEPHSMVTIGEYRLPEAKGGTVMYFDFPRQIQSRRVVFKLLGDVTMFTDDPAEQDDSGLRGLPLAVGLSLSNRVKLYYYADPYELGKWASLSAI, encoded by the exons ATGGAATCACCCG TTGGTGATTCAAGACACACATCTATTGTTGTTGTGACATTAGATTCTGGTGAAGTACACATTATTGCCAGCTTGTCTTCCAGGACTGACACTCAGGTCATACATATTGACCCAACAACAGGGGCACTTCGGTACAGTGGAAAGCTGGGACTTGATGTCTTCAAATCTGATGATGAGGCTTTAGATTATATAACAAATGGATCCAAGTGGTCATGTAAGAGTACAACTTATGCAAGGGCAATTTTAGGTTATGCTTCCCTAGGAAGCTATGGGTTACTTCTTGTAGCTACCAAGTTGACTGCTAGCATTCCAAATTTGCCTGGTGGAGGTTGTGTTTATACAGTAGCAGAGAGCCAATGGATCAAAATATCTCTTCAAAATCCTGAGCAGCAGGGCAAAGGAGAAATAAAGAATATTCAAGAGTTAACTGAGCTTGATATTGATGGGAAGCACTATTTTTGTGAGACGAGGGACATAACTCGCGCTTTTCCAAGCCCCAGCCATGTACAAAAGCCGGATGATGAATTTGTTTGGAATGGATGGTTTTCAGCATCCTTCAAACACATCGGGCTTCCGCTGCATTGTGTTACTCTTCTGCAG GGCTTTGCAGAATGTCGAAGTTTTGGGAGCTTGGGCCAGTTAGAAGGGATGGTTGCTCTTACGGCTCGTCGTAGTAGGCTGCATCCTGGTACCCGATACTTGGCTAGGGGGCTAAATTCATGTTTTAGCACAG GAAATGAAGTGGAGTGTGAGCAACTTGTATGGGTACCTAAAAGGACAGGTCAAAGTGTTCCTTTCAACACATACATTTGGCGAAGGGGTACTATTCCAATCTGGTGGGGTGCAGAACTAAAGATGACTGCAGCAGAGGCAGAGATTTATGTATCGGATAGAGATCCTTATAAAGGAAGCTCACAGTATTATCAGAGGTTGAGTAAACGATACGATGCTCGAAGTTTTGATGCAACTTATGGGGAAAATCAGAAGAGAAAAGCTTTTGTCCCTATTGTATGCATTAACCTGCTAAGAAATGCAGAAGGGAAGTCAGAATCTCTTCTAGTTCAGCATTTTGAGGAATCCATAAACTATGTAAGATCAACTGGAAAACTTCCTTATACTCGAGTGCACTTGATAAACTATGACTGGCATGCTAGTGTAAAACTAAAGGGTGAGCAGCAAACAATTGAGGGACTGTGGAGACTTCTGAAAGCACCCACCATGGCTATAGCCATTTCTGAGGGGGACTATTTACCTTCACAGCATCGGCTAAATGATTGCAGAggtcaaatcatatataatgatGATTTGGCTGGTGCCTTCTGCTTAAGATCACATCAAAATGGAGTTATACGCTTTAACTGTGCGGATTCTCTAGATAGAACCAATGCTGCTAGTTATTTTGGTGCTCTTCAGGTTTTTGTGGAACAATGTAGGAGATTGGGCATATCACTTGATAGTGATTTGGGATATGGCTATCAGTCGGTTGATAACTATAGTGGATATAGTGCTCCATTACCACCTGGCTGGGAGAAACGATCTGATGCTGTAACAGGGAAAACATACTACATTGATCATAACACTCGGGCTACAACATGGAATCACCCTTGCCCCGATAAACCTTGGAAGAGATTTGATATGACATTTGAGGAGTTCAAGCGGTCAACCATTCTGTCTCCTGTCTCTCAGTTAGCTGATGTTTTTCTTCTTGCTGGCGATATCCATGCTACACTTTATACTGGCTCTAAAGCTATGCATAGCCAAATTCTTAGCATATTCAATGAAGCAGGAAAGTTTAAACAATTTTCTGCTGCTCAGAATGTGAAAATTACTTTACAAAGAAGGTATAAAAATGTAATTGTGGATAGCTCTCGTCAGAAGCAGTTAGAAGTGTTTCTTGGCATGAGACTGTTCAGGCATCTTCCATCAATTCCAATTCAACCGTTAAat GTACCTTCTCGACCGTCAGCTTTCTTTCTAAAGCCTGTTGCTAACACGTTTCCAAGCGGATCCAGTCTTCTGAGCTATAAAAGAAAAGATCTCATATGG GTATGTCCACAAGCTACTGATGTGGTTGAACTTTTTATCTATCTTGGTGAGCCGTGTCATGTATGTCAGCTTCTTCTAACTGTATCTCATGGGGCAGATGATTCAACTTATCCATCAACTGTTGATGTGAGGACAGGACGTTCCCTAGACGGGCTTAAACTTGTTGTGGAG GGTGCTTCAATACCTCAGTGTGCAAATGGGACAAACCTTTTGATACCATTATCAGGACCAATTAACGCTGAGGACATGGCCATCACTGGAGCTGGTGCACGTCTCCATACACAAAATCCAACCACCCTTCCGCTATTGTATGAGTTTGAAGAAGTAGAGGGAGAATTGGACTTCCTTACACGCATAGTAGCAATTACATTTTATCCTGCTGTGTCTGGAAGAAGTCCGATGACTCTTGGCGAG ATAGAGATTCTTGGAGTTTCTCTTCCATGGAGTAGCATATATAATAATGAAGGTTCTGGTTCAAGAATAGTGGAACTTTCCAAAAAATGTCTCAAGGAAACTAATCCATTCTTGTCTAGCATGGACAGTAATCCATTTTCTGGCACTTCTTCATCTGCTGAAACTGCGGCACCACAAATGCAACAAAGGGCTTCTTCAGACTGGCTTGACCTTTTAACAGGAGGGGATGCAGTCTCTGAGCCAATTTCCCATCCACTAGCACAAAATAGTGTCCAAGATGGAAGTGACTTGCTTGATTTCTTGGACAATGCTGTTGTTGAATTTCATGGTGCTCCAACTGATAAGCAATCCTCTTTATCGCAAGAGGCAAAGCCTGCAGACAGTGCTCGgaaatatataaattgtttaaaagccCTTGCAGGGCCAAAAATG ACACGAAAGCTAGACTTTGCAGAAGCCATGAAACTTGAAATTGAAAGGCTCCTTCTGAATCTTTCGGCTGCTGGAAGGGATAGAGCTTTGTTGTCTGTTGGGGTTGATCCTGCTAcattaaatccaaatgtattaATTGATGATTCATACATGGGAAGATTGTGCAGAGTTGCAAACAACCTTGCTTTACTTGGACAAGCTTCACTTGAGGATAAAATTAATGGTGCTATTGGTCTTGGGTCTATTGATGATAATGTTATAGATTTTTGGAATGTTACTAGAATTGGGGAAAGTTGTTCTGGTGGCATGTGCGAGGTGCATGCTGAATCAAAGGCACCAGTGCGTGCATCCTCTGCGACGTCCTCTGCTGGAGTTTCAGAATCTATCTTGCTCTGCTCTGAATGTGAAAGAAAGGTTTGTAGAGTTTGTTGTGCTGGAAGAGGAGCTCTTTTGCTTGTGAGGGATGGTACAAATTATAATGGTCAAGCAAGTCAGGGTGGGTCAAGCCATGGCAGCCAACTTGATAGCCCCTTTAGTCGTTCCTTGGCACTGGATAGTGTTATTTGTAAAAGATGCTGCCGTGATATTGTCCTTGATGCATTAATCTTGGACAACTTGAGAGTCTTGATTAGTGGACGAAGAAAAGAATGTGCAGACAGTGCTGCGTGTAAAGCTTTGGATCATGTTATAGGATCTTCCTTGAGCAGTGTTTATGAAAAAGATCAGTCTTCTGATAGTCAACGAACTGTTAAGGTCCAACGGTTACTTTCTGGTCAAGAGTCACTAGCAGAATTTCCGTTGGCTAGCTTCTTACACTCG GTTGAAACGGCAAAAGATTCAGCACCATTCTTCTCATTACTTGCCCCGCTAGATTCAGGGTCATGGCTTTCATACTGGAAAGCTCCGCCTACTGTCAATTCTGTTGAATTTGTTATTGTTCTCAGTACCCTCTCTGATGTGAGCGGAGTTATTTTGCTTGTTAGTTCATGTGGCTATTCTGCTGCTGATGCTCCTACT GTTCAAATCTGGGCAAGCAATAAAATACAGAAGGAAGACAGGTCAAGCATGGGAAAATGGGACGTTCAATCCCTGACTCGATCTTCTTCAGAAATATCTGGTCCAGAAAAGTCGGGTAGAGATGATAAAGTACCTAGGCACATaaaattttccttcaaaaattCTGTGAGATGTCGAATCATTTGGATAACTCTACGTCTACAGCGACCTGGATCCAGTTCTGTTAATTTTGAGAATGATTTGAATCTTCTATCACTTGATGAAAACCCTTTTGCACAAGTGAATCGGCGTGCTTCTTTTGGTGGATCAGTTGAAAATGATCCATGTCTACATGCTAGAAGGATTTTAGTGGTTGGGAGTCCAGTTAATAAAGAGATGGGACTTACATCACAAGGCTCTGACCAGATGAATTTTAACAGCTGGCTTGAAAGGGCTCCACAATTGAGCAGATTCAAG GTTCCAATCGAGGTTGAGAGGCTGATGGACAATGATCTTGTCTTGGAACAATTTTTGCCACCTGCTTCTCCTATGGTTGCCGGATTTCGCCTTGATGCTTTCACTGCCATTAAGCCTCGAGTTACTCATTCTCCATCTTCAAATGTAGATTTATGGGATGCATCTGTAACGTTTTTAGAAGACAGGCATATCTCGCCAGCTGTGCTGTATATACAAGTTTTGGCACTGCAG GAACCACACAGCATGGTAACTATTGGTGAATACCGGTTGCCAGAAGCTAAGGGTGGAACTGTTATGTACTTCGACTTCCCCAGACAAATACAAAGCCGCAGAGTTGTATTCAAGCTTCTCGGGGATGTTACGATGTTTACAGATGACCCAGCAGAACAAGATGATTCTGGATTAAGAGGCCTACCATTGGCGGTAGGGTTATCTTTGTCAAACagggttaagttatactactaTGCTGATCCTTATGAACTTGGAAAATGGGCTAGCCTTTCTGCAATTTGA